A single Venturia canescens isolate UGA chromosome 1, ASM1945775v1, whole genome shotgun sequence DNA region contains:
- the LOC122419162 gene encoding bromodomain-containing protein DDB_G0280777-like isoform X1 encodes MAIPTQYQTIHTLAQNAMGGAHLHTPQSIFQHMMGQQNTPHQSGPWPQMPQVPPMMMPWSIPSLQQSQLVRFTGERPPIIFTKSALKKRKYLTNEPTEIHRAKQFITEEKMAAHFQDMHISSNYSENSAGVSSGVREPQPCCSTSNDDIHIDLDMENDPTRLENGKSVHPRLVISEELKRLQQEPLLPGSLLAKLETRPSMALVLWEPPSKHLRMLSNRQNVPQSPNDSNTNNNNSDRSNNDNSENFMQRDNESGNNNHENIPDMNQSRMEDQINRDLEPMDL; translated from the exons ATGGCAATTCCGACACAGTACCAAACTATTCATACCCTGGCTCAGAATGCAATGGGAGGTGCCCATTTACATACGCCGCAGTCCATTTTTCAACATATGATGGGACAACAAAACACCCCCCATCAGAGTGGCCCATGGCCGCAAATGCCTCAAGTTCCACCCATGATGATGCCATGGAGTATACCCAGTCTTCAGCAGTCTCAGTTGGTTCGCTTCACAGGGGAAAGACCTCCAATTATTTTTACCAAATCTGCCCTTAAAAAGAGGAAATATCTGACCAATGAGCCTACCGAAAT TCATCGAGCGAAGCAGTTCATTACAGAAGAAAAGATGGCAGCTCATTTTCAAGATATGCATATAAGCAGCAATTACAGTGAAAATTCGGCTGGAGTGAGTTCTGGAGTAAGAGAACCACAGCCCTGTTGCAGTACCAGCAATGACGATATACATATAGACCTCGATATGGAAAATGATCCAACTAGACTTGAGAATGGCAAAAGTGTACATCCGAGACTTGTTATTTCCGAAGAACTTAAGAGACTACAGCAAGAACCTCTTTTACCTGGCAGTTTGCTCGCCAAATT aGAAACCCGCCCTTCAATGGCTCTTGTACTCTGGGAACCACCGAGCAAACATCTGAGGATGTTGTCGAATCGTCAAAACGTTCCTCAATCCCCTAATGATTCGAAcaccaataataataacagcgATAGAAGTAATAATGATAACAGCGAGAATTTTATGCAAAGAGACAACGAGTCTGGAAACAACAATCATGAAAATATTCCAGACATGAATCAATCTCGCATGGAGGATCAAATTAATCGTGATCTCGAGCCCATGGATCTTTGA
- the Lamtor1 gene encoding ragulator complex protein LAMTOR1, with translation MGCCYSFCKEDSGPQGSEANERTHLLVDPVSNNTNIPRVHSDDYVNQYASSVPKKTDEQSALNRILHETAANVIDVGALDSHNLEQHEYMDRSRAYSKKIESCSVKVPAGRSCLLKDIPAPERILAAEPLAHEDHEWMKNMMKTAVSALSEVKVEHKEDLVVPFLS, from the exons ATGGGCTGCTGCTACAGTTTTTGCAAAGAAGACAGCGGACCTCAG GGTAGTGAAGCAAATGAGAGAACACATTTATTGGTTGATCCAGTCAGTAACAATACAAATATACCAAGGGTTCACAG TGACGATTATGTTAATCAATATGCGAGTTCAGTGCCAAAGAAGACGGACGAACAGAGTGCTCTTAACAGAATACTGCACGAGACAGCTGC AAACGTGATTGATGTTGGAGCTTTGGATTCCCATAATTTGGAACAGCACGAATACATGGATAGATCGAGAGCTTattctaaaaaaattgagtctTGCAGTGTCAAAGTACCAGCAGGCAGATCTTGCCTTCTCAAGGACATACCTGCTCCAGAAAGAATTCTTGCTGCTGAACCTCTTGCCCATGAAGATCATGAATgg atgaaaaatatgatgaaaactGCAGTATCGGCATTGAGCGAAGTGAAAGTCGAGCACAAGGAGGATTTAGTTGTACCGTTTCTCTCGTGA
- the LOC122419162 gene encoding bromodomain-containing protein DDB_G0280777-like isoform X2, whose amino-acid sequence MGGAHLHTPQSIFQHMMGQQNTPHQSGPWPQMPQVPPMMMPWSIPSLQQSQLVRFTGERPPIIFTKSALKKRKYLTNEPTEIHRAKQFITEEKMAAHFQDMHISSNYSENSAGVSSGVREPQPCCSTSNDDIHIDLDMENDPTRLENGKSVHPRLVISEELKRLQQEPLLPGSLLAKLETRPSMALVLWEPPSKHLRMLSNRQNVPQSPNDSNTNNNNSDRSNNDNSENFMQRDNESGNNNHENIPDMNQSRMEDQINRDLEPMDL is encoded by the exons ATGGGAGGTGCCCATTTACATACGCCGCAGTCCATTTTTCAACATATGATGGGACAACAAAACACCCCCCATCAGAGTGGCCCATGGCCGCAAATGCCTCAAGTTCCACCCATGATGATGCCATGGAGTATACCCAGTCTTCAGCAGTCTCAGTTGGTTCGCTTCACAGGGGAAAGACCTCCAATTATTTTTACCAAATCTGCCCTTAAAAAGAGGAAATATCTGACCAATGAGCCTACCGAAAT TCATCGAGCGAAGCAGTTCATTACAGAAGAAAAGATGGCAGCTCATTTTCAAGATATGCATATAAGCAGCAATTACAGTGAAAATTCGGCTGGAGTGAGTTCTGGAGTAAGAGAACCACAGCCCTGTTGCAGTACCAGCAATGACGATATACATATAGACCTCGATATGGAAAATGATCCAACTAGACTTGAGAATGGCAAAAGTGTACATCCGAGACTTGTTATTTCCGAAGAACTTAAGAGACTACAGCAAGAACCTCTTTTACCTGGCAGTTTGCTCGCCAAATT aGAAACCCGCCCTTCAATGGCTCTTGTACTCTGGGAACCACCGAGCAAACATCTGAGGATGTTGTCGAATCGTCAAAACGTTCCTCAATCCCCTAATGATTCGAAcaccaataataataacagcgATAGAAGTAATAATGATAACAGCGAGAATTTTATGCAAAGAGACAACGAGTCTGGAAACAACAATCATGAAAATATTCCAGACATGAATCAATCTCGCATGGAGGATCAAATTAATCGTGATCTCGAGCCCATGGATCTTTGA